A window of Lytechinus pictus isolate F3 Inbred chromosome 7, Lp3.0, whole genome shotgun sequence contains these coding sequences:
- the LOC129264348 gene encoding NPC intracellular cholesterol transporter 2-like produces the protein MTKTIFTFICMAFAFFCLPKAESRTISMYDLEPATLIKSSSKKLGGPPIFHNCSKATDTFELTRVAVGGCTAPPCPLIKGKNVSVEIDFIARIATSQIKSEVYGQIAGVKVPFPISNSDACNSCNIQCPTVVGQSYAYKYSLEVKEEYPSMTLAVFWYLEGPNGEELCMDVAAQIKSA, from the exons ATGACCAAGACAATCTTCACGTTTATTTGCATGGCATTTGCCTTTTTCTGTCTTCCCAAAGCAGAATCCAGGACCATTTCAATGTATGATTTGGAACCTGCAACTTTGATAAAATCGAGTTCAAAAAAGCTCGGCGGTCCTCCTATTTTCCACAATTGCAGTAAAGCGACAG ATACATTTGAGCTGACGAGGGTTGCTGTTGGGGGATGTACTGCGCCACCCTGCCCTCTAATCAAAGGAAAAAATGTCTCGGTGGAGATTGACTTCATAGCTC GTATTGCAACATCCCAAATCAAATCTGAGGTTTACGGCCAGATAGCAGGCGTGAAGGTTCCGTTCCCCATCAGTAACAGCGATGCTTGCAATAGCTGTAATATCCAGTGCCCCACCGTAGTAGGACAATCGTACGCGTACAAATACAGTCTAGAAGTTAAAGAGGAGTACCCTTCG ATGACACTGGCTGTGTTTTGGTACTTGGAGGGTCCAAATGGAGAAGAGCTGTGTATGGACGTTGCTGCCCAAATCAAGTCTGCATAG